In Pochonia chlamydosporia 170 chromosome 3, whole genome shotgun sequence, the following are encoded in one genomic region:
- a CDS encoding cAMP receptor-like protein (similar to Cordyceps militaris CM01 XP_006670851.1), with protein MGGITESQLEAISAIERACSVLSLLGCLFTIVTFCSSQSFHKPINRLVFYASFGNMLTNIGTLMSRSYLANITSFGCQFQAFLIQLFMPADAFWTLAMAINVYLTFYFKFDAARLRRMEIPYLIACYGIPLVPAFVFLFIKNGEGTRVYGNATLWCWISYDWDILRIVAFYAPVWVVIFITFFIYIRAGRTIYEKRKQLRDFHSSDPDPLSVNGDAISTVKTTEITVTTEMAGDKEIQLASMNRRDVNVNVGPSARSPNGAYSVHISADSYSSPQSNDEVSLPMQGTTLQQTPTIQNIPRRPANMARRRNHELNNAAWSYTKCSILFFTAILITWIPSSANRVYSLIHSKDTSVPLEFMSAFVLPLQGFWNAVIYAVTSWSACVEFFDTLRFGRKPDVPEFVVGRRGGDKGLSVHQRRRSQFRSPAGSSRTFASDSTTELAKARADSADGSQHC; from the exons ATGGGTGGAATAACAGAGAGCCAGCTCGAGGCCATCAGTGCCATCGAGAGAGCATGCTCCGTCTTGTCGCTCTTGGGCTGTCTCTTCACAATCGTTACCTTTTGTTCCTCACAATCCTTTCACAAGCCAATCAACAGATTGGTCTTTTATGCCTCCTTTGGCAACATGTTGACAAACATTGGAACGCTGATGTCACGGTCCTACTTGGCAAACATCACATCCTTTGGCTGTCAGTTCCAAGCATTCCTTATTCAGCT GTTCATGCCTGCAGACGCTTTTTggaccttggccatggccatcaatgtGTATCTTACGTTCTACTTCAAATTTGACGCCGCACGCCTGCGACGCATGGAAATTCCGTACTTAATAGCTTGCTACGGCATCCCCCTTGTCCCTGCTTTCGTATTCCTCTTTATCAAGAATGGCGAGGGAACCCGCGTGTATGGAAATGCTACTCTGTGGTGCTGGATCTCTTACGACTGGGATATCCTACGAATTGTGGCCTTCTATGCCCCTGTCTG GGTTGTAATTTTCATCACCTTTTTCATCTATATCCGAGCCGGCCGCACCATTTATGAAAAACGCAAGCAGCTTCGCGACTTCCACTCCTCTGACCCTGACCCTCTATCTGTCAACGGCGATGCCATCTCTACCGTGAAGACTACTGAAATCACCGTCACCACCGAGATGGCAGGAGACAAGGAAATCCAGCTTGCTAGCATGAATCGACGagacgtcaacgtcaacgtGGGACCAAGTGCAAGAAGCCCCAACGGTGCTTACTCGGTGCACATCTCGGCGGACTCGTACAGCTCACCCCAATCCAACGATGAAGTTTCCCTGCCCATGCAAGGAACGACACTGCAGCAGACTCCTACGATACAGAATATCCCTCGAAGACCAGCAAATATGGCACGACGACGAAACCATGAACTCAACAACGCAGCTTGGTCGTACACGAAGTGCTCTATCCTCTTCTTCACGGCTATTCTCATTACTTGGATCCCATCCAGCGCCAATCGAGTATATTCGTTGATACATTCGAAGGACACATCTGTCCCATTAGAATTCATGAGTGCCTTTGTGCTCCCGCTTCAAGGATTTTGGAACGCTGTCATCTATGCTGTTACATCGTGGTCAGCGTGCGTCGAGTTTTTCGACACCCTGAGATTCGGGAGAAAACCCGACGTGCCGGAGTTTGTTGTCGGTAGACGCGGTGGCGACAAGGGTTTATCAGTACATCAGCGTCGTCGGAGTCAATTCAGATCACCGGCTGGCAGCTCCAGAACGTTTGCGTCTGATAGCACAACAGAGTTGGCCAAGGCCCGAGCAGACTCTGCCGATGGCAGCCAACACTGTTAA